The Trichosurus vulpecula isolate mTriVul1 chromosome 4, mTriVul1.pri, whole genome shotgun sequence genome contains a region encoding:
- the SHISA4 gene encoding protein shisa-4: protein MSPPGLTWASAQQLAGILFFILLAPLVLADEDCLWYLDGNGSWHPGFDCEFASFCCGTCYHRFCCRDLSKLITERQQKHCLAFSPKTIAGIASAVILFIAVVVTTICCFLCSCCYLYRRRQQLRSPLEVQEIPMAGIPIQPGYPYPQDPKAGPTPPQPGFVYPPSGPAPQYPMYPAGPPVYNPAAPPPYMPSQSTYPGA from the exons ATGTCGCCTCCGGGGCTGACCTGGGCCTCAGCGCAGCAGCTGGCTGGAATATTGTTCTTCATCCTGTTGGCTCCTCTGG TGTTGGCAGATGAGGACTGCCTGTGGTATCTGGATGGGAACGGCTCATGGCACCCTGGGTTTGACTGTGAATTCGCCTCCTTCTGCTGTGGGACCTGCTACCACCGTTTCTGCTGCAGAGATCTATCCAAGCTCATCACTGAACGGCAGCAGAAGCACTGTCTGGCCTTTAG CCCCAAGACTATCGCTGGTATTGCCTCAGCTGTGATCCTGTTCATTGCCGTGGTAGTAACCACCATCTGCTGCTTCCTCTGCTCCTGCTGTTACCTGTACCGCCGACGCCAGCAGCTTCGGAGTCCCTTAGAAG TTCAAGAGATCCCGATGGCGGGCATTCCCATCCAGCCAGGGTACCCATATCCTCAGGACCCCAAAGCTGGCCCCACACCCCCCCAGCCAGGCTTTGTGTACCCCCCCAGTGGCCCTGCCCCCCAGTATCCTATGTACCCAGCTGGTCCCCCAGTCTACAATCCTGCAG ctcctCCTCCCTACATGCCATCACAATCCACTTACCCTGGGGCCTGA